The nucleotide window TAACCGCGAATACAAGGCTGCTCTAGCAGAAAAAATCCTTCCAGATTTGAGTTCCAAGTTCGCTTAAGCGGATTTGGACTTTTTCGATATGCTCATGAAGCCCCTGGTCGATGATTTCTTCGATGGTGGTGAATGCAATGTCGGAACGCAACTTTCCCAAGAGGCGGATAGATTCCGCCTTGCCTTTGACAGGATAGGCAATATTCTTGAGGCACAGCTCCGCTTTTTCTAGGCAGTAGCGCAAGGAACGCGGAAAATCTTCGGAGAGCAGGAGAAATTCCGCGACGTTATGCGGCGTCACGTTCGAATTGCGGCGATGGAACATTTCGTACGCGCCGACGCTCTTGAGAACGGCGTTCCACTGCACGGTATCGAGCGCCATGCCCACCATGCTCACGTCTGGGAGCAAGATGTAATACTTGACATCTAGAATACGCGAAGTCTGATCGGCGCGTTCGAGCAGGGTGCCGAGGTGCGTGAAGTTCCAGGCGACATCGTGATTCATTGTGCCCTGAATAATGCCCGCGGTGAGCTGGCTGAATTCCTTGACGCTATTGTAAAAGGCGTGTGGACCTGCCAACGCTTCTTTAGGCATTTCGGGGTCGTTCAGTTTCAGATAGAACTGGTTGATGGCAATCCACAGTTCCGAAGAAATCCTTTCGCGGACGCAGCGGGCGTTTTCACGGGCCGCCCCGACGCACGAAATGATACTATTCGGATTTTCCTTGTCGAACGTCAAGAACATGAGCGCGTTTTCGATGGAAACGTGGGCGTATTTTTTGAAGAATGCGTCTGCGTTGCCGGCAATCTGGATTACCGGTTCCCAGGGGCGTTCTTCGCCGGGTAAGTCCAGTTGGAGCTGGAGGTTCACGTCGATGCTTCGCGCGACGTTTTCGGCACGTTCAATATAGCGGGCAAGCCAATAAATGGAATTTGCGACTCTACTTAACATATTCTACTTCCTACTTCTAAATTCCTATTGTTGTTGCTGCTGTTCCATCCAAAGTTTAGCTTGGCCAAGTTCGGGGGCTTTCTCGTTTTCGGCGATGACCCAAGTGTCCTTGCATCCGCCGCCCTGCGAACTGTTCACCACGATAGAACCCTTGCGGAGCGCCACGCGGGTGAGGCCACCGGGGAGAATGTAAGTCTCTCGCCCTTGTACAATGTAGGGGCGCAAGTCCACATGGCGACCTTCGAAACCGCCATCGACAATGCAAGGCACGCGGCTGAGCGAAATCATGGGCTGCGCAATGTAGTTACGCGGGTTCGCAATAATCTTGCTCTTGAACGCCTCACATTCCTCCTTCGTCGATTTTGGACCGACGAGCATGCCGTAGCCACCGGATTCGCTGGCGGCCTTGACGACCATGTTTTCGATGTGGTCTAACACATGTTGCATGTGCTTCGGGTTTTCGCATACAAATGTCGGCACGTTCGGGATGATCGCCTCTTCACCGAGGTAGTACTTGATAATCTGCGGCACATAGGTGTAAATCGCCTTGTCGTCGGCAACGCCGCAGCCGGGCGCGTTTGCAAGAGCTACGTTTCCGGCCTTGTAGGCTTCAATCAGTCCGGGCACGCCGAGACAGGAATCCGGGCGGAAAACCTTCGGATCCAGGAATTCGTCATCGACACGGCGATAAATCACGTGAACCTGCTTGAGGCCGCGCGTTGTGCGGGCGTAGACTTTCTTGTTTTGCACTACGAGGTCGTCACCTGTCACGAGGTCCACGCCCATCTGCTGTGCCAGAAAAGAATGCTCGTAGTAAGCCGAATTGTAGATGCCGGGCGTTAACACAACGACCTTGGGCGATGCTGTAGAATCGGCCAAGTATTCCAACGCATGGCGCAGACGGGTGCAGTATTCGTCTACGGGTCGAATGGAACAGTTGGAAAATACCTGCGGGAACGTACGCTTTAGAATCTGACGGTTCTGCAACACGTACGAGACACCACTCGGGCATCGCATGTTGTCTTCGAGTACATAGAATGTGCCGTCGGTATCGCGCACGAGGTCGGTACCGGTAATGTGAGCCCAGATTCCCTTGGGCGGCACAAAACCTTCCATCTGCGCTCTGTATGCGGTGCAGGTGTTGATGAGGCTTTCGGGCACAATCTTATCGCGCAAAATTTTGCGGTCGTTGTAGATGTCCGTCAAGAAGCAGTTCAGCGCTTCTGTACGCTGTTTGAGGCCTGCTTCGAGGTGTTTCCAGTCGTCGGCGCTTACAATACGCGGGATAACGTCAAAGGGGATGATTTTGTCTTTGCCGTCCTTGTTGCCGTAAACCGCGAATGTAATTCCGTTATCGTAAAACGCAGATTCTGCAATGGTTTGACGGCGTTGCAGTTCTCCTTCGGGAAGCTCATTGATTTTCGTAAACAACGGCTCTGCTGCCGGGCGGGGAGTCCCGTCAGGTAAGCAAAGCTCATCGTAAAAGCCTTCGGTGTCGTAGTTTCCAAATCGCATGTTTTATTTCCTTATGCTTTTAGGTTTTCTTCTCATTCATCCCTAAGGTCCACGTTTACGGACACTTTCAAGGTATGCTCGCCACCTCCGGTGATGACACCCTTTAACGGACTTACATCTCCGAAGTCTCTACCCCAGGCGAGTATAATGTGCTCGCAACCTCCAAGCACATTGTTGGTGGGGTCTAGTTCTACCCAGCCGTGGCCGGGAATGTAGGTGCTGACCCAGGCGTGGGTCGCGTCGGCTCCGACAAGTTTTGGTTGCCCTTCGCAGGGGTGAGTGCGGAGGTAACCGCTCACGTAACGGCAGGGCAAATGCAGCGAACGCATGCAGCCGATCATCAGGTGCGCAAAGTCTTGGCAGACGCCTTTTCTACCGCGCAAGATTTCCTGTGGCTGCGCACCGATTCTTGTTGCCCCTGGTGTGTACTTGCAGTCCGTGTAGATTCTCGTCATCAGTTCAAAGGCGGCGTCAAAAATGGGACGGCCCTGCTGAAAACTTTCGAGTGCGTAATTGCGGACCGATTCGTCAAACTTGGCGAAAGGGGAGGCGTAGGCGTACATCGCGGCGTCTAGCGTTTCGTCGCTTATCGGGCGTTCCAAAAGTTTTGCGACATCTTCCCATTTCATTGTTTCACCTTGTTTTGGCGGTTCTTCTTCCTGAACGTCTACGATGCCAGTCGTTTTGAATCTAAAGTGCGTGTGTTCCTGCTCGATACTGAAAGCCAACACCTTGTTCCCGAAAATGTCGAGGCGTTCCTGCTGTATCGTTGGATTCGGATCCACTTCGATGCTGTGACTAATCCAGTTCTGTCGGCTGACGGTTCGCGGGAGCATGTGGGCGAGGTGGTTGCTGTAAAGAACGGGAAGGCGGTAGTCGTAGACAGTTTCGTGATCAACTTGGTAAATGGGCATCTTAAACCTCCGACACGTCTGTGGTTGTGGCGTGGAAAACGCCTGCGCGTGGGGCGTGGCTTAAGTAGAGCCTGTTTACGATTTCGGCAATCCGTTCAATGGATTTTATCTGAGTTTCTACAAGTCTTATGAGGTTCTCCCTTTTGTTATCAACGGTTTCTGCAAGTTGTTCAATGTTCGCGAGGCGAAGTTCGGCGAGTACACGCATCAGTTCGCGGTCCAGCGGCGAGAATGTCGCTTCGCTCTGGTCGTTGCCGGGCAAGTGCTTCGCGGCTTTCCGCAGTTTTGCCACCTGGTAGGCGACGCTTCGCGGGTTGGATTCGTCTGACAAAAGCAAGTCGATGACGGGTACAACTTGCAATCGTCCTCCATAGCGGCGGTGGTATGTCATGAGCCCGTCGCCGATTTCGAGAATCGCTTGCAGCAAGCGCAAGTTCGTCATCTCGTCGGTAGGAGCCGTATAAAGCAGGCTACTGACCAGTTGCAAGGTGCGGATGGCGCATTCGATTTCACGACCGAGTTCCAAGAAGCGCCATTCGTGGCCGCGCGTCATGGAATCCGCTGCAAGCCCGGCCACCGCAGCGCTGTCCGAAAGCACTTCCTTTAGGTAAGGCAACAGCGCTGCCGCACCTGTTCCCGCCGGCATTTCTGCAATTCCAAATCCGTTCAGATAAAGCCATAAATCCTCTGAAATTCGGTCCCGCAACTGCATGCCGAGTTCTCGAATTTCCGTCAGCACACATTGCATGCCGTTCTTGTTGTCCTTGCGCAAGATAAAGTAACGGAGTGCGTTTTCGGGATCTTGCGCGAGCCTGGACTGCGATTCGTCTGTAAGCCCTGCCTTCAGTATCCACGGCAATTCCGGCATGTCCATCCAAGATTCGTCCGAAAGCCTCACCGCGATGCCTCTTGCAATACGGGCCATCATGTTCGATGCCGACAATGCTCGCCCCAGCCGGAACAAGTTCTCGGCCGCACGGCTAGGCAAGTCGCCTCCAGCTCTCGACGGCGTGATTGACTGGCCGGCAGGAGCGAGCAATGAAAAGTTTGCTACGGGCCTTTCCGAAAGCACCCAGATGTCTTTTTCACCAAGTCCATTGTCCAAAATCCCGAGGCCGCCCGGCATCACCGATGTTTCCTTTGCCGTGTTGACGGCAAAGAACCGCATTAGCGAAGGCACCGGAGTGAAATCCCCATGGTATGCGTAAACGGTCGAAACCTCCATGGATCTTTCGGCTACCCATTGTTCAGGCGCATTCTCGATTGCTTGCAATAGGGCGAGCTGTGCCGTTGTTGTCATTGTTGCATAAGTTTTGCATTCGGCCTCCTTGAAGCTTCCGCTATCGCGAAAGGTTTTCTTGAAAATCCATTTTTCAGGCTCTGCCAACACACGCTCCGCATCGGCCGCGTTCCCGAGCCAAAGTGTTTTCACATCGCGCAATAGCAGTTCTTCGCCTAAAAGCTCGCGGCAAATCTTCGGCAAAAATGGCTTGAACAGGGGCGTTTCCAGAACGCCTGTCCCGAGGAAGTTCGCGATGGCCACATTTCCGGCGCGGACAGAACTGATTAAGCCCACGGCACCTTCGCCGCTGTCAATTCGCAACTCCAACGGATCGCACATGCCGTCTTCTACTCGGCGGAATATAGTTCCAATCTTTTTGAGTCCCATGAGCGTCTTCATGTACACTTGCATATTGCGGATTGCGAGGTCGTCGTTTTCGACAAGCGGAATTCCCAAGTAACGGGCAATCACGGCGTCTTCGGCGCGACGCGGATTGTCTGGGCTCGATGCCAAGAGAACCACCTTGCTGGTTTCGCCTTCACTTCCGATATTTTTGTGCATGGCGTCTAGGCCATCTATCAGCTTCTTGAAAAATCCTGCCAACCGTTCCGTTTGCATGCTGCGGAACAGTTCCGGGAAAGCACGACTCACGCCAATGCGGTTTTCTAGCGCACGTCCCAAGCCTTCGGGCACTTGCAAATGGTCTGCCATTGCCACGAAAGATCCGTCTTTGAGCCTTGCCACATCGGTCGCCGTCAGGTTCACGAAAACATCGTCAACCGGGTGTACTTTCCATACAACCTGTAAAAAGTCCGGGTTCGCGAATAGCAGCGCGGCGGGCAATTTGCCTTTTTTCCAAAGACGTTGTTCGCCATAAATATCTTTTGCGAGTGTGTTGAATAGTCTTGCCCTTTGCGCGACGCCCGCTTCTAGCGTTTTCCATTCTTCTGCCGTAATCACGAGGGGAATCGGGTCTGTTCCTTTGTGGTTGCCTCCCATGCTCGACGAAAGATCGTTTTCGTCAAGAACGTTATGCAAACGCCTGCAACGGTGCTCAAACTCCTCTTTCGAAAATGCCGAAATGGATTTGATAAAAGTGTCTTCTGTCTCTATGCAGTTCATACATCTAATAAGTGCAAGAACTGTGCCAATACTGTTATTGACTATAATCGGGCAAATTTTGTTACAAGACTTGTAATTATTTCAAATTTCGTTCAAAATAAGGCGGGATTTTCTAGTAAAACCAACTCTTTTCTTGTTGGCATGATTATTGCAAATGTTGTGCGGATAAATATTGAGAATGGATAAAGAAATCGTTTATGAATACTGCTGAGGTTTTGATTAAGTCGCTCGAAAGTGAGGGCGTCAAGTACATTTTTGGAATCCCGGGCGAAGAAACCCTGGAACTGATGGAGGCTATCAAAAAATCGTCCATTAAGTTTATCGCGGTCCGCCATGAGCAGGGCGCTGCGTTTATGGCAGATGTCTATGGGCGTCTAACGGGGAAGGCGGGTGTATGCCTTTCGACGCTAGGGCCGGGGGCCACGAACCTTGTTACGGGTGTTGCCGATGCAAATTCCGACGGTGCTCCGCTGATTGCGATTACGGGGCAGGTGGGAACGGAGCGTATGCACCTGACAAGCCACCAGTATTTGGATTTAGTGAACATGTTTACGCCGATTACCAAGCGCAGCAAACAGGTGGTGCGTCCGGATACGGTGAACGAAATTGTGCGCATCGCGTTCAAGTATGCTGAAATGGAAAAGCCGGGGGCATGCCTCATCGACTTGCCGTGCAATATTGCCGCGATGGATGTGGTTGGCGAAGTTGCTCAGACTCCGCTAAAGCACCATCGTGAAAATACGGAATACGCAAGCCGCGACGCGATTCAGGCTGCTGCAAAGGTTTTTGCGAATGCCGAGCGGCCCGTGATATTGGCGGGGCATTCCGCCGTGCGAAATAATGCATCAAAGGCGTTGACATCGTTCGCGTCTTCGGCGAAGATTCCCGTGGTGACGACCATGATGGCGAAAGGCGTGATCCCTTGCGACAACCCGTATTCGATGCGGTGTATCGGTATCCCGCAGAAGGATTACCAGAACTATGTGATGGAACATGCGGATCTTGTGATTGCAGTAGGTTACGATGTCGTTGAATACGCCCCCGTAAAGTGGAACCCCGAAGGCGACAAGAAAATTATTCATATCGACGAATCGCCGAACCATGTGAACAAGTTTTATCAGCCTGATGTAGAAGTCATTGGCGATATTTCTGCATCGCTGAATGAACTGTGCGGGCTTTGCCCCAACACCAAGGCTCCGGAATGGGCGCTACGCATTCGCGAGATGATGGTGGCTGACCATTCCCGCTACGATTGGGACAACAGTTTTCCGCCGAAACCCCAGAAGGTGCTCCACGACATTCGGCAGGTTATGGGCGAAGATGATATCTTGCTCTCGGATGTGGGGGCGCACAAAATGTGGATCGCGCGGCAGTACAACTGCTACCATCCGAATACCTGTATTATCTCGAATGGTTTTGCAACCATGGGGATTGCGGTGCCGGGCGCCCTTGCGGCAAAGCTTTTGAATCCGGACAAGAAAATCCTTGCGGTCACGGGTGACGGCGGCTTTATGATGAACAGTCAGGAATTGGAGACTGCTTATCGAGAGCACATTCCGTTCGTGACGCTAATCTTTACCGATGGCAGTTACGGCCTCATCAAGTGGAAACAGGAAGAACGCTACGGCGATAGCTATGCGGTCGAATTCACGAATCCGGATTATGTCAAGTATGCAGAATCCATGCACCTGAAGGGCTACCGCATCGAACGCACGGAAGACTTGCCGGGAACCTTGCGCGAGGCCTTTGCACAGGATGTTCCCTGCATTATCGAATGTCCGGTGGACTATTCGGCGAACATGGAACTTTCTGAGTATCTGAAAAATTTGAAAATCTAGGAGAAAGATATGGGATACATTGATAGCCTTTTCACGGGACAATCGGATTTGTTTGGTGTAACCGTATCCGAATCTTCTCGTGCTCTTTCCGTCGACTGCGTTTCGGGACATCCTGCTGTGTACCGCCATCTGAAACCATGCAGTAATGTCGATGAGAGTGAATCACAGAAAAAGAACTCATAGTAAACCTCCTCACCTCAAAAACAAGAACCGCCGGTAGCGATACCGACGGTTCTTTTTATTATTTTATTGGGTATGACTCATGCCGAACTTGTCAAGCGCCTGTTGGCTGAACAGGATTTGAAGTACCGCGACTTTCATGCGTCGCTGTTGCCGAACATCGACAAGAAATCGATTATCGGCGTGCGCGTGCCCACAATGCGAAAAATTGCGAAGGAGTTTGTGGATTCGGCGGTGAAGGGGGCAGCGAAGGGCTCAAAAATCATGCCGAAGGATGTCGCGAACTTTTTAGACAAGCTCCCGCACAAGTATTTCGAAGAAAATCAGGTGCACCTTTTTGCGGTGGAACGCATCAAGGACTTTGACGAATGCATGCGCCGTATCGAGCAGTTCTTGCCCTACATAGATAACTGGGCTGTATGCGACGGCAAATCGCCCAAAGTTTTGCTCAAGGATGAGGCTCGCTTTTACGCCAAGATTTGCGAATGGTTGAAGTCAAGCAAACCTTACACGGTGCGATTCGGCGTGAACATGCTCATGAACTTTTTCCTGGATGAACGCTTCAGCAAAGAACATTTGAAACTCGTTGCCGCTATCGATGAAAATCTTTTCGACGACGATTCGACTGGGGCTGCGCAGACTTCGGTGAATGCCGCCCGCCCCACTGACCGCTACTACGTGCAAATGGTAATCGCTTGGTACATGGCGACCGCCCTCGCCAAGCAATGGGACGCAACATTCCCCTACATCAAAGGCCGTAAACTTTCGCCCTGGATTCACGCAAAATCCATCCAAAAAGCCTGCGAAAGCTACCGCATCACGCAGGAGCAAAAAGAAATCCTTCGCGGGTTGAAATAAAAATCCCATAAATAAAATTTGGAATAGCTGAATTTTTGTGCTCTTAAACACGACATTATTTGTCGCAGTCGTTATGTATTTTTAGTGAATAACGAAATTCACTAAAATTTTCAAACGAGAGCCATAATGACTAGGATTCTTTCACGCTCGCCGCGGTGGGATATTCTCCAGAATTTCTACCGCGACTTCGATAACGGCCGCAAGCGCGACTGTGTTGAAAAGTGGAAAAAGGAAGTGCCCCAAAGCAGGCTTGAACGCGATCTTTTCGAAACCAAGATTCACATTGAATTTCTGAATGACCGCCACGAAAAACTGAACAAGGAATTCCGCTGGACCTACGCGAATATGAAAAAGTTCATTGCGCTCGACCAGCGTTTCAGGGAATTACATCGAAGTATTGCCCGCACCTTCGAGGCGACAAAGAAAGACATTGCCGCACTCAACGCGCAAAAACACAAGTGGTATAGGGAATACGAACTTGAATCGGAAATCTGCCCTGCAAACGACTGGGACATTCCTGGCGAACACGAATACATCAGCGATTTGCTTTTTTGGTATGCCAATTGGGGCTCCATCAATACCTGCTCCAACACGAACGAACACTATTCCGAACGCCACAAGGTCTACCTCGTTCCCGCTTGGAAACAAATGCAATTCGTCGACAAGTTCGTCAAAGACGGCGTCTCCTGGGAACTCGACTCGCTCCTCTACGACAGCGAATCAAGCCTCTACACCTTCCACGACATTGTCCGTATGAAACCGGAACAATTCGAAGTGTGCTACACATTGAGATTTTAAACAAAAGCGAGGTTCTATGAGAAGACGATACATTTATCAGCTGGCGGCAACGATTCTGCCGAATGGGTTAGGCTACGACACTGTCGATCACGACCTGGGAATTTTCACGTCGCTACGCACCGCCAAAAAAGTTCTGCGGGATTACGTCAAGGGCGGAGATTTCTATTGCCCGGTCTATAGCTTTTCCATCATGTACCTGCCCGTCGACAACGATCTGGATTATGAATCCGATAGGCAAATCAACGTCTATTCGCCCGATGGCAAATTGCAGCTTTCGGAATTCAACATGATGTCCTGTAACGGCGCTTGGAGCAAGAGCCTGAATATAGACCTTCGCGCCGTCATCGACATAGGCCCTGGCAAAAAGCCGTATTTCACGCTGTACAACCATTGGAAACGAGGACTCGCGACCAAGTGCGCACGCATCTCCTTTCTGGAACCCAAATACGAACTGGGCTCCTCGTACAACAAATCCGTCTGGTTCCTGGACGACAACGAGAAAAAGATGCTCATGAAGTTCCTGAAAACAAAATGCAGGAGCATCTTTAGCGACAAGTGCACGAACAACTGGATGAGCGTCATCGGAGCGTTCAACAACGAAGTCCAAGGTGACGATGATGGCCGCATTCTGCCCTACGATTTACCCATCCCGAATTACAACAAATTGGAACCGTAGTGAGAAAATGCCTTTGGGCGTTCCCCGGCCAAATCGATGTGTCATCCTGAGCGGAGTGCAACGGAGTCGAAGGATCTAGCCGGGTCGGGCCATACTCGTACGCCGCTAACGGCGCACTCACCGAGCCTTGCTTACGCAAGTCTCGTCCCTTCGGGTAACTGTCCCTAACGCAGAATGCGATTACGGATTTGGTTAACAGCTTTCAACAATTTTTATTTCTTCTTCTGTCAATCCGTATAAATCATAAACAATCGCATTTATCTGCGAATCAAGAATTTCTATGCGCTTTTCAATAAGTTTTTTGTCTGCGTCAGATTTTGTGGTTGATAATTGCTTATGTGTAGAAAGCTGTTGATTAGCTAATGATGATAGTTTTGTGGCTTTTGATTCATCTAGTTTTGCAATAGGAAATGGTTGAAGGTATTTTGTTTTAAAGCAGAAAAAACCTCCTCGTAAAACATAACCCGTTTGCGAAAGAAAAAACCAAAGCAACTTTGAATTCAATAAAGCTAAATATGCTTTTGTGTTTACACAATGTTTTTCATCAAATAGTATGGTATAACATT belongs to Fibrobacter sp. UWT2 and includes:
- a CDS encoding alpha-E domain-containing protein — encoded protein: MLSRVANSIYWLARYIERAENVARSIDVNLQLQLDLPGEERPWEPVIQIAGNADAFFKKYAHVSIENALMFLTFDKENPNSIISCVGAARENARCVRERISSELWIAINQFYLKLNDPEMPKEALAGPHAFYNSVKEFSQLTAGIIQGTMNHDVAWNFTHLGTLLERADQTSRILDVKYYILLPDVSMVGMALDTVQWNAVLKSVGAYEMFHRRNSNVTPHNVAEFLLLSEDFPRSLRYCLEKAELCLKNIAYPVKGKAESIRLLGKLRSDIAFTTIEEIIDQGLHEHIEKVQIRLSELGTQIWKDFFC
- a CDS encoding circularly permuted type 2 ATP-grasp protein; amino-acid sequence: MRFGNYDTEGFYDELCLPDGTPRPAAEPLFTKINELPEGELQRRQTIAESAFYDNGITFAVYGNKDGKDKIIPFDVIPRIVSADDWKHLEAGLKQRTEALNCFLTDIYNDRKILRDKIVPESLINTCTAYRAQMEGFVPPKGIWAHITGTDLVRDTDGTFYVLEDNMRCPSGVSYVLQNRQILKRTFPQVFSNCSIRPVDEYCTRLRHALEYLADSTASPKVVVLTPGIYNSAYYEHSFLAQQMGVDLVTGDDLVVQNKKVYARTTRGLKQVHVIYRRVDDEFLDPKVFRPDSCLGVPGLIEAYKAGNVALANAPGCGVADDKAIYTYVPQIIKYYLGEEAIIPNVPTFVCENPKHMQHVLDHIENMVVKAASESGGYGMLVGPKSTKEECEAFKSKIIANPRNYIAQPMISLSRVPCIVDGGFEGRHVDLRPYIVQGRETYILPGGLTRVALRKGSIVVNSSQGGGCKDTWVIAENEKAPELGQAKLWMEQQQQQ
- a CDS encoding transglutaminase family protein, with translation MPIYQVDHETVYDYRLPVLYSNHLAHMLPRTVSRQNWISHSIEVDPNPTIQQERLDIFGNKVLAFSIEQEHTHFRFKTTGIVDVQEEEPPKQGETMKWEDVAKLLERPISDETLDAAMYAYASPFAKFDESVRNYALESFQQGRPIFDAAFELMTRIYTDCKYTPGATRIGAQPQEILRGRKGVCQDFAHLMIGCMRSLHLPCRYVSGYLRTHPCEGQPKLVGADATHAWVSTYIPGHGWVELDPTNNVLGGCEHIILAWGRDFGDVSPLKGVITGGGEHTLKVSVNVDLRDE
- a CDS encoding circularly permuted type 2 ATP-grasp protein, whose protein sequence is MNCIETEDTFIKSISAFSKEEFEHRCRRLHNVLDENDLSSSMGGNHKGTDPIPLVITAEEWKTLEAGVAQRARLFNTLAKDIYGEQRLWKKGKLPAALLFANPDFLQVVWKVHPVDDVFVNLTATDVARLKDGSFVAMADHLQVPEGLGRALENRIGVSRAFPELFRSMQTERLAGFFKKLIDGLDAMHKNIGSEGETSKVVLLASSPDNPRRAEDAVIARYLGIPLVENDDLAIRNMQVYMKTLMGLKKIGTIFRRVEDGMCDPLELRIDSGEGAVGLISSVRAGNVAIANFLGTGVLETPLFKPFLPKICRELLGEELLLRDVKTLWLGNAADAERVLAEPEKWIFKKTFRDSGSFKEAECKTYATMTTTAQLALLQAIENAPEQWVAERSMEVSTVYAYHGDFTPVPSLMRFFAVNTAKETSVMPGGLGILDNGLGEKDIWVLSERPVANFSLLAPAGQSITPSRAGGDLPSRAAENLFRLGRALSASNMMARIARGIAVRLSDESWMDMPELPWILKAGLTDESQSRLAQDPENALRYFILRKDNKNGMQCVLTEIRELGMQLRDRISEDLWLYLNGFGIAEMPAGTGAAALLPYLKEVLSDSAAVAGLAADSMTRGHEWRFLELGREIECAIRTLQLVSSLLYTAPTDEMTNLRLLQAILEIGDGLMTYHRRYGGRLQVVPVIDLLLSDESNPRSVAYQVAKLRKAAKHLPGNDQSEATFSPLDRELMRVLAELRLANIEQLAETVDNKRENLIRLVETQIKSIERIAEIVNRLYLSHAPRAGVFHATTTDVSEV
- a CDS encoding acetolactate synthase large subunit, whose translation is MNTAEVLIKSLESEGVKYIFGIPGEETLELMEAIKKSSIKFIAVRHEQGAAFMADVYGRLTGKAGVCLSTLGPGATNLVTGVADANSDGAPLIAITGQVGTERMHLTSHQYLDLVNMFTPITKRSKQVVRPDTVNEIVRIAFKYAEMEKPGACLIDLPCNIAAMDVVGEVAQTPLKHHRENTEYASRDAIQAAAKVFANAERPVILAGHSAVRNNASKALTSFASSAKIPVVTTMMAKGVIPCDNPYSMRCIGIPQKDYQNYVMEHADLVIAVGYDVVEYAPVKWNPEGDKKIIHIDESPNHVNKFYQPDVEVIGDISASLNELCGLCPNTKAPEWALRIREMMVADHSRYDWDNSFPPKPQKVLHDIRQVMGEDDILLSDVGAHKMWIARQYNCYHPNTCIISNGFATMGIAVPGALAAKLLNPDKKILAVTGDGGFMMNSQELETAYREHIPFVTLIFTDGSYGLIKWKQEERYGDSYAVEFTNPDYVKYAESMHLKGYRIERTEDLPGTLREAFAQDVPCIIECPVDYSANMELSEYLKNLKI
- a CDS encoding DNA alkylation repair protein; its protein translation is MTHAELVKRLLAEQDLKYRDFHASLLPNIDKKSIIGVRVPTMRKIAKEFVDSAVKGAAKGSKIMPKDVANFLDKLPHKYFEENQVHLFAVERIKDFDECMRRIEQFLPYIDNWAVCDGKSPKVLLKDEARFYAKICEWLKSSKPYTVRFGVNMLMNFFLDERFSKEHLKLVAAIDENLFDDDSTGAAQTSVNAARPTDRYYVQMVIAWYMATALAKQWDATFPYIKGRKLSPWIHAKSIQKACESYRITQEQKEILRGLK
- a CDS encoding TaqI-like C-terminal specificity domain-containing protein — protein: MKKILTYDTENLYHNTKCYTILFDEKHCVNTKAYLALLNSKLLWFFLSQTGYVLRGGFFCFKTKYLQPFPIAKLDESKATKLSSLANQQLSTHKQLSTTKSDADKKLIEKRIEILDSQINAIVYDLYGLTEEEIKIVESC